Proteins co-encoded in one Arachis hypogaea cultivar Tifrunner chromosome 11, arahy.Tifrunner.gnm2.J5K5, whole genome shotgun sequence genomic window:
- the LOC112723759 gene encoding GDP-mannose transporter GONST2 has product MINMSSDYKLDIVDHHHDPEELALDDENPNAVHTIFNGIHEQAKVLNNFATNLERRALNDRFLKTSKVTEDGDDEGRCLRRSAKKSGPLISGTAYCISSCSMIMLNKIVLSSYNFNAGISLMFYQNLISTLVVVLLSLFGRISVERLNWRLVRVWIPVNVIFISMLVSGMYSLKFINIAMVTILKNVTNILTAIGELYLFRKHQNSKVWAAMFLMIISAVSGGITDLSFDGVGYAWQIINCVLTASYSLTLRWVMDEAKKATKSGSLNEVSMVLLNNLLSLPLAMVLIFVFGELDYVIHANVVKLPMFWGVATASGFIGLSISFTSMWFLHQTGPTTYSLVGSLNKIPISIAGILVFKVPLSISNLFSILFGLFAGVFFAKAKMS; this is encoded by the exons ATGATTAATATGTCGTCTGATTATAAGTTAGACATTGTTGATCATCATCATGACCCTGAAGAACTAGCACTAGATGATGAAAACCCTAATGCAGTGCACACAATTTTCAATGGAATTCATGAGCAAGCCAAGGTGCTCAACAATTTTGCAACCAACCTAGAGCGTAGAGCTTTGAATGATAG ATTTCTGAAAACTAGTAAAGTTACAGAAGATGGCGACGACGAAGGACGTTGCTTGCGTAGATCGGCTAAGAAGTCCGGGCCGCTTATCTCCGGCACGGCATACTGTATTTCTTCCTGCAGCATGATAATGCTAAACAAAATCGTTTTATCAAGTTATAATTTCAATGCAGGAATATCACTTATGTTTTATCAA AACCTTATTAGCACTCTGGTTGTGGTTCTGTTGTCGCTTTTCGGCCGAATTTCGGTTGAAAGGCTAAATTGGAGGCTGGTTAGAGTCTGGATCCCTGTCAATGTCATATTTATTAGCATGCTTGTATCAGGCATGTATAG TTTGAAGTTCATAAATATTGCAATGGTGACAATTCTCAAGAATGTGACAAATATCTTGACAGCAATTGGAGAATTATATTTGTTTAGgaaacatcaaaattcaaaagtgTGGGCTGCCATGTTTCTCATG ATTATCTCCGCCGTGAGTGGCGGCATTACGGATCTTTCATTCGACGGTGTTGGTTATGCATGGCAGATTATCAATTGTGTTCTTACTGCAAGTTATTCT CTTACACTTAGATGGGTGATGGATGAAGCAAAGAAAGCAACAAAATCAGGATCTCTAAATGAAGTTTCAATGGTGTTGCTGAATAATTTGTTGTCTCTACCTTTGGCCATGGTTCTGATCTTTGTTTTTGGCGAGTTGGATTATGTAATACATGC CAATGTGGTGAAGTTGCCAATGTTTTGGGGAGTTGCAACTGCAAGTGGATTCATTGGACTTTCTATCAGCTTCACATCAATGTGGTTCTTGCATCAAACTGGACCTACCACATATAG TCTTGTAGGTTCCTTAAACAAGATTCCAATCTCCATTGCTGGCATTTTAGTGTTCAAGGTTCCACTAAGTATATCAAATTTGTTCAGCATCTTATTTG GCCTCTTTGCTGGTGTATTCTTTGCAAAAGCTAAGATGTCATGA
- the LOC112720021 gene encoding uncharacterized protein isoform X1 — translation MAGIASFFNKFLSMFIILIVHLGCFIFTTSYTSTTTKQENNNNNNNNLLQPSSKKRKISPSSHSQPSSPSHPKFKTHKALSSSWHFIKHLFSTKTKTATTTTTHPSPQSSTVTTATATSNSASATVTAARSSQNSLTSSLQPDPSSMNIPRRNLPGSLVRPESEISGELDSGLFFPLRNDIFPCTACGEIFQKPLLLEQHQSTKHAVSELPGSDPGHNIVQIIFKSGWPEIRKFPTITRILKIHNSQKILSRFEEYREAVKERAALHGGIMSTRRRDERCLADGNELMRFHCSTFLCDLGLNGNSSICSQQFCNICGIIKSGFSPKLDGISTLASSWRAHVSIPEDIESEFGFMNVKRAMLVCRVIAGRIGSDSDEAEKEDGGSFDSVMARGGDSGVYTRLDEEELLVFNPRAVLPCFVIVYSV, via the coding sequence atgGCAGGCATAGCAAGTTTCTTCAACAAGTTCCTGTCTATGTTCATCATCCTCATTGTTCACCTTGGTTGCTTCATCTTCACCACCAGCTacacatcaacaacaacaaagcaagaaaacaacaacaataataataataatctcttGCAACCATCTTCAAAGAAACGCAAAATCTCACCTTCATCACACTCACAACCGTCTTCACCTTCCCACCCAAAATTCAAAACCCACAAAGCACTCTCTTCTtcttggcatttcatcaaacaccttttCTCCACCAAAACCAAAACCGCCACAACAACCACCACCCATCCCTCCCCACAATCCTCCACCGTCACCACTGCCACCGCAACCAGCAACTCCGCCTCCGCCACCGTTACCGCCGCCAGGTCCTCTCAGAATTCTCTTACTTCCTCATTGCAACCCGACCCGAGTTCCATGAACATTCCTCGTCGGAACTTGCCCGGATCATTGGTCCGACCCGAATCTGAAATCTCCGGCGAGTTGGACAGCGGCCTCTTCTTCCCTCTCCGGAATGATATATTCCCCTGCACCGCGTGCGGCGAGATCTTCCAGAAGCCGCTCCTACTGGAGCAGCATCAATCTACGAAGCACGCGGTGTCGGAGCTACCCGGATCCGACCCCGGTCATAACATAGTCCAGATCATATTCAAGTCGGGTTGGCCCGAGATCCGAAAGTTCCCGACCATAACCCGGATCCTTAAGATCCATAACAGCCAAAAGATTCTCTCGCGGTTCGAGGAGTATCGCGAGGCTGTCAAGGAGAGGGCCGCACTTCACGGCGGCATAATGTCCACGCGCCGCCGTGACGAGCGGTGCCTCGCCGATGGCAATGAGCTTATGAGGTTTCACTGTTCAACTTTTTTATGTGATTTGGGACTTAATGGGAATTCTTCAATTTGTTCGCAACAATTTTGTAATATTTGTGGGATAATTAAATCAGGGTTTTCGCCCAAATTAGATGGAATTTCCACGTTGGCATCCAGCTGGAGGGCACACGTGTCAATCCCAGAAGATATTGAAAGTGAGTTTGGCTTCATGAATGTGAAGCGAGCCATGCTGGTTTGCAGAGTAATTGCGGGTCGGATTGGATCGGATTCAGACGAAGCAGAAAAGGAGGATGGTGGGAGTTTCGACTCCGTGATGGCACGTGGCGGCGACAGCGGCGTGTACACTCGGCTAGACGAGGAGGAACTTTTGGTGTTTAATCCTAGGGCTGTGCTTCCTTGCTTTGTGATTGTGTATAGTGTGTGA
- the LOC112720021 gene encoding uncharacterized protein isoform X2, with the protein MAGIASFFNKFLSMFIILIVHLGCFIFTTSYTSTTTKQENNNNNNNNLLQPSSKKRKISPSSHSQPSSPSHPKFKTHKALSSSWHFIKHLFSTKTKTATTTTTHPSPQSSTVTTATATSNSASATVTAARSSQNSLTSSLQPDPSSMNIPRRNLPGSLVRPESEISGELDSGLFFPLRNDIFPCTACGEIFQKPLLLEQHQSTKHAVSELPGSDPGHNIVQIIFKSGWPEIRKFPTITRILKIHNSQKILSRFEEYREAVKERAALHGGIMSTRRRDERCLADGNELMRVFAQIRWNFHVGIQLEGTRVNPRRY; encoded by the exons atgGCAGGCATAGCAAGTTTCTTCAACAAGTTCCTGTCTATGTTCATCATCCTCATTGTTCACCTTGGTTGCTTCATCTTCACCACCAGCTacacatcaacaacaacaaagcaagaaaacaacaacaataataataataatctcttGCAACCATCTTCAAAGAAACGCAAAATCTCACCTTCATCACACTCACAACCGTCTTCACCTTCCCACCCAAAATTCAAAACCCACAAAGCACTCTCTTCTtcttggcatttcatcaaacaccttttCTCCACCAAAACCAAAACCGCCACAACAACCACCACCCATCCCTCCCCACAATCCTCCACCGTCACCACTGCCACCGCAACCAGCAACTCCGCCTCCGCCACCGTTACCGCCGCCAGGTCCTCTCAGAATTCTCTTACTTCCTCATTGCAACCCGACCCGAGTTCCATGAACATTCCTCGTCGGAACTTGCCCGGATCATTGGTCCGACCCGAATCTGAAATCTCCGGCGAGTTGGACAGCGGCCTCTTCTTCCCTCTCCGGAATGATATATTCCCCTGCACCGCGTGCGGCGAGATCTTCCAGAAGCCGCTCCTACTGGAGCAGCATCAATCTACGAAGCACGCGGTGTCGGAGCTACCCGGATCCGACCCCGGTCATAACATAGTCCAGATCATATTCAAGTCGGGTTGGCCCGAGATCCGAAAGTTCCCGACCATAACCCGGATCCTTAAGATCCATAACAGCCAAAAGATTCTCTCGCGGTTCGAGGAGTATCGCGAGGCTGTCAAGGAGAGGGCCGCACTTCACGGCGGCATAATGTCCACGCGCCGCCGTGACGAGCGGTGCCTCGCCGATGGCAATGAGCTTATGAG GGTTTTCGCCCAAATTAGATGGAATTTCCACGTTGGCATCCAGCTGGAGGGCACACGTGTCAATCCCAGAAGATATTGA